The Paenibacillus sp. G2S3 region AGAAATAATAACAATTAGTAACATAAGTCTGGAGGAGAGAGTATGAAAAAGCGTAATGGTGTTTTATTAGCCGTGAAGCTAATCTTCATACTCTCTTTAGTTGTGCTGATTTATTCGATCGTTCAAGTCGTCAAAGCCCCCATCGAGGCCAAGCAGGCTCTAAATGATTGGGCAAAAAAGAGGGAGGAAGCCATCGCTCGTCCCCTTCCAAACGAAGAAAATCCTCTTCCCAAAGGAATGGTCAGTTCTCCAAAAGAACAACCAACTTCATCTCCTTCCTATAAAGAGGGTGAGGTGATTGGAGAAATCCGCTTCCCTACCTTAAATAAGAAGGTGGCTATTCTGGAGGGTACAGAAAGCCCTGAGTTAAAAAAAGGAGCTGGACACTATATAGGTAGCGCAGCCATCGGTGCCGTCGGTAATAACGTGCTTGCTGGACACCGCGATACCGTATTTCGCAATCTAGGAGAACTTGTCACAGGTGATCTGATCGAACTGGAAAGCATGGACGGTACATTCACCTATGAAGTCACAGGCAGTACGATTGTAGACGGGAATGAACGCGGCGCAATAAAACCAAGCGATAAGGCTATTCTCACCTTGATCACCTGTTATCCTTTTTCATACGTGGGGTCAGCACCGGACCGGTATTTACTTTCAGCGAAGCTAGTGAAGCAAGAAACATCGCCTCATTAAAGCTAATCTTAACTCTTAATCTTCTTCCTCAGGGATGAGACCGGATATGGAAAGTGATACTATATAGATACAACAGTAATGAGGAGATGACCATTGTGAAAAAAGAGGTTATAGAACGGTTTATTTCGTATGCCCAAATGGATACCCAATCGAACGAGGATAATGAGACTTGTCCTTCCACTCCGGGGCAAATGGTGCTGGCCCACAAGCTGGTCGAAGAGCTCAAGGAAATCGGCATGGATGAAGTGCAGGTGGACGAGCATGGGTATGTCATGGCTACGCTCCCAGCCAATACGGAGAAGAATGTTCCAACCATTGGTTTTTTGGCGCATCTCGATACAGCAACTGATTTCACAGGAACTAATGTAAAGCCGCAAATCGTGGAGAACTACGATGGCAAAGATATTCTTTTGAACAAAGAACTAAATGTTGTATTGTCCACAACGAGCTTTCCAGAGCTGGCAGAATATAAGGGTCATACATTAATTACAACCGATGGTACCACCCTGCTTGGCGCAGACAATAAAGCCGGTATTGCCGAGATTATGACAGCTATGAATTACCTTCTTCAGCATCCTGAAATCAAGCATGGCAAAATTAGAGTCGCCTTCACACCGGACGAAGAAATTGGCCGCGGCCCTCATAAATTTGACGTAGCTGCTTTTAATGCTTCCTATGCTTACACTGTGGACGGTGGCCCTCTCGGAGAACTAGAGTACGAAAGCTTTAATGCTGCTTCTGCCAAAATCTCAGTTTACGGCGTCAATGTTCACCCTGGTACCGCAAAGGGAAAAATGATCCATTCCGCAAAAATCGCAATGGCGCTCCATCTTAGACTCCCTTCTGAGGAAGCTCCAGAATTCACAGACGGTTATGATGGCTTCTACCACCTAAGCTCCATAGAAGGCACTCCGGAGTTCAGCAAGCTCCAATATATTATCCGTGACTTCGACCGTGAGAAATTCGAGGCACGTAAAGCCTATATTTCTGCCATCGTAGATGAATTCAAGAGCATCCATGGTGAAGAGAACATCGTGCTTGAAATGAAAGACCAATATTACAACATGCGCGAAAAAATCGAACCGGTGCGCCATATCGTTGATATTGCCCATGAGGCGATGGAAAACCTGAACATCACACCGATCATCCGCCCGATTCGCGGAGGAACAGACGGTTCGCAGCTCTCCTATATGGGCTTGCCGACACCTAATATATTCACCGGGGGCGAAAATTTCCACGGCAAATTCGAATATGCCTCTGCTGACAACATGGAAAAAGCGGTAAACGTTATCGTCGAGATTGCCAAGCTGTTCGAACAAAAAGCCTAAATCGTAATTCACATCACTCCATATTGAACAAAAAAATCCCTGAAAAGGTCGATCCAGACCTTTCAGGGATTATTAACGTCCAAAGTCTATTCGATATTAGCGTCTTTCTTCCGGCGGCGTGTCTTTCCAGATCACGTTTTCTCCGTAATTCTTACCCCAATCATACATCAATCGAAGGACGGGAAGCAGACTCTGTCCATATGAAGTCAGGGAATACTCAACTTTTGGAGGAACCTCGGCATACACTTTCCGAAGAACCAACTGATCTTCTTCAAGCTCGCGAAGCTGATTGGTCAACATTTTTTGCGTGATATGAGGAATTAACTTCTTTAGCTCGCTGAACCGCTTCGTTCCTTCAAGCCCAAGATGCCACAGGATAATCAGCTTCCATTTGCCTCCAATCACCGCAAGCGTCAATTCCTTCTCGCAGTTAATTTCCTTTAAATTGATGCGATCTTTAATCTCGGTTGCCATACCTAAAGCGCCTCCTCTCTCCTGTTATCATACTAACACAAAAACGAATAACCTCCTTACTAGGAAGGCATTCGTTTCTGAACTCTCACTCTAAATTAGCATGCTTGCCGAACATCTGCTTAGTGGTCTGCCCCGTCTTCTCCATCATCCGCAGAATCACCGCATCGTAAAAGACTAACATCGTCTGTTCGAATAAAGAAGCCATCGGTTGAATCGTGCTGTAGCTTCCGCTCGCTTGATCTTTTGTAGACCCCGGCAGCTTCACTACATAGCTCGCTAAACGTCCGACATTCGAGTCCGGCGCAATCGTAACGGCAATAACCTCTGCACCCACTCCCTTGGCCTTCTCTGCCATAGAGATCAGCCCCTTCGTCTCTCCTGAACCGGAACCGAGCACAAGCACATCACCAGGCTCAATACCCGGGGTTACCGTTTCTCCCACGACGTACACTTCTTTACCGACATGCATGAGTCGCATGGCAAAAGCTCGTCCCATTAATCCTGATCTACCAGCCCCGGCCACAAATACCTTATTCGACTGAAGAAGCAGTTCAGCCATTCGTTCAGCCTCTTGATGATCAAGCTGAGAAATGGAGCGCTGAAGCTCCTCTATAATTTGCTGCGCATATTTCAATGTGTCCATTGTAATCTTAAGCCTGGTTAACTAGACGTTTCATTTCTGCCGCTGCAGCCTTTTGATCAGCCTCACCCGTAATGCCTCCACCAACGATAACAAGATCAGGATTCGCTGCAATAACTTCCGGAAGCGTACTTAGCTTAATACCCCCAGCGATAGCGGTTTTAGCCTGTTTAACCACACTCTTAATTGCATTCAAATCCGCAAAAGAATTTTTCCCTTCCGCCTGATGGTCATATCCAGAGTGTACGCAGACATAGTCTACGCCAAGTGCGTCTACTTCAGCCGCTCTTGACTTAATATCTTTTACATTGATCAGGTCAACCAGAATCTCTCTATTCGTCTTCTTAGCTTCCTCCACCGCACCTCGAATGGTAGCATCATCAGATACACCAAGCACAGTAACGATATCAGCACCAGCTTCTGCCGCCTTCATCACTTCATATCCACCAGCATCCATGATTTTCAAATCAGCCAATACTGTCAAAGCAGGAAATGCTTCCTTTATTGCTTTCACCGCATGCAAGCCTTCATTAATAACGATAGGTGTTCCAATTTCAACGATATCTATATATTCAGCAACCTCTGAGACAATCGCTTTCGCTCCCGCAATATCCACTAGATCCAGCGCTAATTGTAATTTCATATTTATTTGCACTCCTCGTTAATATATTTTAGTAAGTCATGTACAAATTGTAGATCCTTACATCCCTTAGGGGAAGTAGGCACTTTATTGTGATGTAGTTACCTGGAGGATACTAATGTGCCCTTACTGGCTTTAACTTTGCAGCAATTAATAACGTGATGTCATATTTTTTGTAAAAGTACTGCATTTTCATGAAAGCTGTGCTAACATTACAGTTTGTTTATGGAATAATAGGAAATTTATCATAATGTAAGAAGGTGTATAATGAAGCACAATAATCACCAGCAATTCAACCTGGTCAAACTAACTTGGCCGATATTCCTGGAACTGTTCCTATTTATGCTCATGGGCAGTGTGGATACTTTTATGATTAGCTCCGTATCGGACGATGCCGTATCGGGTGTTGGCGCAGCGAATCAGATTATCGCGATGGCTATTTTAGTTCTCAGTGTCATTGGTAACGGCGCAGCGATTGTGGTCTCCCAATATCTCGGTTCCAAAAAACCTCTGGAAGCCGCTCAAGTGACCGGCAATGCCATTACCCTAAACCTGTTAGTAGGAATTCTCCTAAGTACACTTTTGCTGATATTCGGAGGGACTCTACTAACTGCCCTGAATGTAAAAGGGGATATTCTCGTTTATGCTAAATCCTATATACATATTGTCGGGGGCGGTATTTTTCTCCAAGCATTAATCAATGCTCTGGCGACCACAATCCGTACGCACGGTTTCACTAAACAGACGATGGTCGTATCCTTGCTGATGAACATCATTCACGTGGTGGGTAACTACTTACTCATCTATGGTCATTTTGGACTTCCAGCGTTAGGTGTCGAAGGTGCAGCTATCTCAACGGTTGTCAGTCGTTTTATCTGTCTTATTATTTTCTTCTTACTGCTCTACAGAGTGATGGAGGTACGGGTGAAGTTAACCTACTACATTCATCTTTCCAAAAAATATGTGCAGCAAATTCTCAAAATCGGCATCCCTTCAGCGTTTGAATCGATTATTTATCAATCTTGTCAGCTCGTATTCACGCTGTATATTACCTATCTGGGCGCCGAGGCTATGGCCACTCGTCAATACGCGCTCAACATTTCCAATTATATTTATTTATTCAGTGTAGCTGTCTCCATGGGAACCTCCATAATCGTAGGTCATCTAGTGGGAGCTAGACGCCCCGGGGAGGCCTATAAGCGTGTATTCTCCAGTGTGAAGTGGGCACTTCTGGTCACAGTAATAATAGATGCTCTGGTGATTGTCTTCCGAGTACCGCTATTCGGTCTCTTCACAGACAACCAGAACATTATTATGATGGGGGCTCAGGTTATACTGCTTAGTTTCTTCCTAGAGACCGGGCGCACAACCAATTTGGTCATTATTAACTCACTACGCGCCTCGGGCGATGCGAAGTTTCCAGTATATATGGGACTGATCTCCATGGTCTGCATGAGCTTACCCCTTGGCTATTTCCTAGTGTTCCAGCTTAATCTAGGGTTAGCCGGGGTGTGGATTGCCACTGCGGCTGATGAGTGGACAAGAGCTGTCATTATGTATTTCCGCTGGAAGAGTCGGGCTTGGGAGAAACATGGACTTATTCAGCACGATGATGCAGAACACATCACGCCTTCCACTACCCCTGCAGCTGTAAATTAACGAATTCATTTAGGTGGTTCTTTAAGGTCACACCAGATCTTATGGGTCCACCTTTTTTATTGCTTCATGATTACATAAATTTTAGAATGAATGAAGCATTCTACGTTACAATAGATAGAACCTAATTAATCTAAAGGGGAGAACCTCATGCCGGAAGAAACCGGGATCCACGAGTTATTGACGCTCAAGACGATTGCGGAGACCTTAAACAGTTCCAATGAGCTCAAACCGATGCTCGATACAGTTATGGGCAAGCTGTTAGATCTAACAGGAAATACGGCAGGCTGGATCTTCCTGAGTGAAGAGAATATGGAGTATGAATTCGCCGCAGATCGAGGTTTGCCGCCAGCGCTGCAACGGGATAATAAACAGCCGATGCAGTATGGAAGCTGTTGGTGTTTAGACCGCCTATGGGACGGACGGCTAGAGCATGCTGTTAACATTCTAAACTGCAAGCGTCTAAGTAATGCCAGGCAATATAAATGGGGCGATACGTTGGGGATCACCCACCACGCCACTATCCCACTGTATTCAGGCGAACGCTACTTAGGGCTTATGAATGTAGCTGCACCAGGCAAAGCACATTACCCCGACAGTGAGCTGGCTCTACTACAATCCGTGGCCCTGCAAATTGGCAGTGCCATTGAACGCATGCAGTTATATAGCACCGAGCAGCGCCGTGCCAATCTGTATTCCAAATTAGGGGAATTCAGCGCTGCTTTGAATTTAACGGCTAGTGAATGCATCTCCCCAAGCATTCTGGTGGAGAAAACCACCGCCCTGATTGGCCAATATTTCGATTGGCCATTTGCAGCGATCATTGGACAACATGAGGGGAAATTCGAAGTACATGCAGCCGCTTATGCAGCTAATATAACACCTGAATTGGCTCCTTTTGAGCTCTCGGATACCTTTAAGAATCGTCTAAGGGATATTGCGAAAGGACACCGCTTCGCAACATTAACCTCTGACGAAGAACAGGAAATAACGAACTCATGCTGTTCCGAACAGCCTATTACAGAGCGAGTTGTAATGCTTGCCGTCCCCTTTCGGCAGATTACTGCACAAGGCTCAGCCATTCTGCTTATCACCTCGCCTAAAGCACTGGCCTCCGCAAACGCAGACGGAGAAGTACTCGAAGCGATTGCCGAGCATATTTCAGCCACACTGGAAAGTGTACAGCTCGGAGAGAAACGACGGGAAATCGCGCGTCTGGACGAGCGGAATCGACTGGCCCGTGACCTGCACGACTCGGTGAACCAGATTCTATTCTCCCTCTCGATGACGGCTAAAGGTGTGGAAAGCATGCTGAAGCAAGAGAACACCTCTCATCCGGCTGCTGAGGCGGTCCGCGATATTCAAGAGCTCTCTCAATCTGCACTCAAAGAAATGCGCGCTTTAATCATGCAGCTTCGTCCTGCAGGACTGGAAGCCGGGTTATTGACCGCACTGCAGACTCACGGTCAGCAACTAGGACTGCTGATACAGACTCAACGCAGCGGCGTTCTTGAACTTCCTCGCAATGTAGAAGAAGGGCTTCTGCGCATTGGTCAAGAAGCGCTCAACAATGTACGCAAGCACTCCGGAGCTTCTAAAGCTGAAGTTTCTCTGCATTTAAATGCTACCGAGGCGATACTGAGCATTGCCGATCAGGGCAAAGGCGGTGCCAAACGGCGCTGTAACACAGACACCAATGAATCGCTCGGCCTGCATATTATGAAGGAAAGAGCCGAGGCGCTCTATGGCCGTATTCAGATCCACAGCGAGGAGCATCAAGGCACAACGGTTGAGGTAACCATCCC contains the following coding sequences:
- a CDS encoding sortase: MKKRNGVLLAVKLIFILSLVVLIYSIVQVVKAPIEAKQALNDWAKKREEAIARPLPNEENPLPKGMVSSPKEQPTSSPSYKEGEVIGEIRFPTLNKKVAILEGTESPELKKGAGHYIGSAAIGAVGNNVLAGHRDTVFRNLGELVTGDLIELESMDGTFTYEVTGSTIVDGNERGAIKPSDKAILTLITCYPFSYVGSAPDRYLLSAKLVKQETSPH
- the hxlA gene encoding 3-hexulose-6-phosphate synthase, with the protein product MKLQLALDLVDIAGAKAIVSEVAEYIDIVEIGTPIVINEGLHAVKAIKEAFPALTVLADLKIMDAGGYEVMKAAEAGADIVTVLGVSDDATIRGAVEEAKKTNREILVDLINVKDIKSRAAEVDALGVDYVCVHSGYDHQAEGKNSFADLNAIKSVVKQAKTAIAGGIKLSTLPEVIAANPDLVIVGGGITGEADQKAAAAEMKRLVNQA
- a CDS encoding helix-turn-helix domain-containing protein, which codes for MATEIKDRINLKEINCEKELTLAVIGGKWKLIILWHLGLEGTKRFSELKKLIPHITQKMLTNQLRELEEDQLVLRKVYAEVPPKVEYSLTSYGQSLLPVLRLMYDWGKNYGENVIWKDTPPEERR
- a CDS encoding MATE family efflux transporter — protein: MKHNNHQQFNLVKLTWPIFLELFLFMLMGSVDTFMISSVSDDAVSGVGAANQIIAMAILVLSVIGNGAAIVVSQYLGSKKPLEAAQVTGNAITLNLLVGILLSTLLLIFGGTLLTALNVKGDILVYAKSYIHIVGGGIFLQALINALATTIRTHGFTKQTMVVSLLMNIIHVVGNYLLIYGHFGLPALGVEGAAISTVVSRFICLIIFFLLLYRVMEVRVKLTYYIHLSKKYVQQILKIGIPSAFESIIYQSCQLVFTLYITYLGAEAMATRQYALNISNYIYLFSVAVSMGTSIIVGHLVGARRPGEAYKRVFSSVKWALLVTVIIDALVIVFRVPLFGLFTDNQNIIMMGAQVILLSFFLETGRTTNLVIINSLRASGDAKFPVYMGLISMVCMSLPLGYFLVFQLNLGLAGVWIATAADEWTRAVIMYFRWKSRAWEKHGLIQHDDAEHITPSTTPAAVN
- a CDS encoding GAF domain-containing sensor histidine kinase, which encodes MPEETGIHELLTLKTIAETLNSSNELKPMLDTVMGKLLDLTGNTAGWIFLSEENMEYEFAADRGLPPALQRDNKQPMQYGSCWCLDRLWDGRLEHAVNILNCKRLSNARQYKWGDTLGITHHATIPLYSGERYLGLMNVAAPGKAHYPDSELALLQSVALQIGSAIERMQLYSTEQRRANLYSKLGEFSAALNLTASECISPSILVEKTTALIGQYFDWPFAAIIGQHEGKFEVHAAAYAANITPELAPFELSDTFKNRLRDIAKGHRFATLTSDEEQEITNSCCSEQPITERVVMLAVPFRQITAQGSAILLITSPKALASANADGEVLEAIAEHISATLESVQLGEKRREIARLDERNRLARDLHDSVNQILFSLSMTAKGVESMLKQENTSHPAAEAVRDIQELSQSALKEMRALIMQLRPAGLEAGLLTALQTHGQQLGLLIQTQRSGVLELPRNVEEGLLRIGQEALNNVRKHSGASKAEVSLHLNATEAILSIADQGKGGAKRRCNTDTNESLGLHIMKERAEALYGRIQIHSEEHQGTTVEVTIPLPLQST
- the pepT gene encoding peptidase T is translated as MKKEVIERFISYAQMDTQSNEDNETCPSTPGQMVLAHKLVEELKEIGMDEVQVDEHGYVMATLPANTEKNVPTIGFLAHLDTATDFTGTNVKPQIVENYDGKDILLNKELNVVLSTTSFPELAEYKGHTLITTDGTTLLGADNKAGIAEIMTAMNYLLQHPEIKHGKIRVAFTPDEEIGRGPHKFDVAAFNASYAYTVDGGPLGELEYESFNAASAKISVYGVNVHPGTAKGKMIHSAKIAMALHLRLPSEEAPEFTDGYDGFYHLSSIEGTPEFSKLQYIIRDFDREKFEARKAYISAIVDEFKSIHGEENIVLEMKDQYYNMREKIEPVRHIVDIAHEAMENLNITPIIRPIRGGTDGSQLSYMGLPTPNIFTGGENFHGKFEYASADNMEKAVNVIVEIAKLFEQKA
- the hxlB gene encoding 6-phospho-3-hexuloisomerase, giving the protein MDTLKYAQQIIEELQRSISQLDHQEAERMAELLLQSNKVFVAGAGRSGLMGRAFAMRLMHVGKEVYVVGETVTPGIEPGDVLVLGSGSGETKGLISMAEKAKGVGAEVIAVTIAPDSNVGRLASYVVKLPGSTKDQASGSYSTIQPMASLFEQTMLVFYDAVILRMMEKTGQTTKQMFGKHANLE